A genomic region of Dreissena polymorpha isolate Duluth1 chromosome 4, UMN_Dpol_1.0, whole genome shotgun sequence contains the following coding sequences:
- the LOC127879395 gene encoding 60S ribosomal protein L31-like isoform X1, whose product MRNLHTMAPRKGGKEGGKQKPKNAINEVITKECTINLHKRIFGRSFKKRAPRAIKEIRHFAEKMMGTPDVRVDSRLNKHIWSKGVRSVPYRVRVRLARKRNEDEDSVHRLYTLVTYVPCTSFKGTHTLNVDNE is encoded by the exons ATGCGCAATTTA CATACAATGGCTCCTCGTAAGGGAGGCAAGGAAGGTGGGAAGCAGAAACCCAAGAACGCCATCAACGAGGTGATCACCAAGGAATGCACCATTAACCTTCACAAACGTATCTTCGGCAG GAGTTTCAAAAAAAGGGCACCGCGTGCAATCAAGGAAATTCGCCATTTTGCCGAAAAGATGATGGGAACTCCAGATGTGCGTGTGGATTCTCGTCTTAACAAACACATCTGGTCCAAAGGAGTCAG GAGTGTTCCCTACCGAGTGCGAGTGCGTCTGGCCAGGAAGCGTAACGAAGATGAGGACTCCGTTCACAGGCTGTACACCTTAGTCACATACGTTCCATGTACATCTTTCAAAG GAACACACACCCTCAATGTGGACAATGAATAA
- the LOC127879395 gene encoding 60S ribosomal protein L31-like isoform X2 has product MAPRKGGKEGGKQKPKNAINEVITKECTINLHKRIFGRSFKKRAPRAIKEIRHFAEKMMGTPDVRVDSRLNKHIWSKGVRSVPYRVRVRLARKRNEDEDSVHRLYTLVTYVPCTSFKGTHTLNVDNE; this is encoded by the exons ATGGCTCCTCGTAAGGGAGGCAAGGAAGGTGGGAAGCAGAAACCCAAGAACGCCATCAACGAGGTGATCACCAAGGAATGCACCATTAACCTTCACAAACGTATCTTCGGCAG GAGTTTCAAAAAAAGGGCACCGCGTGCAATCAAGGAAATTCGCCATTTTGCCGAAAAGATGATGGGAACTCCAGATGTGCGTGTGGATTCTCGTCTTAACAAACACATCTGGTCCAAAGGAGTCAG GAGTGTTCCCTACCGAGTGCGAGTGCGTCTGGCCAGGAAGCGTAACGAAGATGAGGACTCCGTTCACAGGCTGTACACCTTAGTCACATACGTTCCATGTACATCTTTCAAAG GAACACACACCCTCAATGTGGACAATGAATAA